In the Flavobacterium pallidum genome, one interval contains:
- a CDS encoding DegT/DnrJ/EryC1/StrS family aminotransferase, with amino-acid sequence MNNDKIWLSSPHMGGNEQAFVQQAFDTNWVAPLGPNVSGLEQDLEKYLGEEVHVGALSSGTAAIHLGLILLGVKAGDEVICQSMTFSASANPILYQGAIPVFIDSEADTWNMCPVALEEAIKDRISKGKKPKAIIPVHLYGVPYKIDDIRKVADQYNIPILEDSAEALGSSYKGRKCGTFGDVSVLSFNGNKIITTSGGGAIVTKTKELKNRAVFFSTQSRDNAPHYQHSEIGYNYRMSNICAGIGRGQMEVLDKHVQARRDMHDFYVKAFENIDGVTVFDVPNGDYFPNFWLTSIVINPAKTKGGKTREDFRIFMETLNIESRPLWKPMHLQPIFSVYPYYGTNVSETLFDDGLCLPSGSNMTQNDKDRMLEAIKVFFG; translated from the coding sequence ATGAATAACGACAAAATTTGGCTTTCATCGCCACATATGGGAGGCAACGAACAGGCATTTGTTCAGCAGGCTTTTGATACGAATTGGGTGGCTCCGCTTGGGCCTAATGTTTCAGGTTTAGAGCAGGATCTGGAAAAATACCTGGGAGAAGAAGTGCATGTAGGTGCATTGAGTTCAGGCACTGCCGCAATCCATCTGGGGTTGATTTTACTTGGTGTTAAGGCGGGTGATGAGGTGATTTGCCAAAGCATGACTTTTTCGGCATCGGCAAATCCGATATTGTATCAGGGTGCCATTCCGGTTTTTATCGATAGCGAAGCAGATACCTGGAATATGTGTCCGGTAGCATTGGAAGAAGCTATTAAAGACAGGATTTCAAAAGGCAAAAAGCCAAAAGCGATCATTCCGGTACATTTATACGGCGTTCCGTATAAGATTGATGACATCAGGAAAGTGGCAGATCAATATAATATCCCAATCCTTGAAGACAGCGCTGAAGCTTTGGGAAGCTCCTACAAAGGCCGTAAATGCGGTACTTTTGGCGATGTCAGTGTGTTGTCTTTCAACGGGAATAAAATCATCACCACTTCCGGAGGCGGTGCTATCGTCACCAAAACAAAGGAATTGAAAAACCGTGCCGTATTTTTCTCCACGCAATCCCGTGACAATGCCCCGCATTACCAGCATAGCGAAATCGGTTATAATTACCGGATGAGCAACATTTGTGCAGGAATCGGCCGCGGGCAGATGGAGGTTTTGGATAAGCATGTACAGGCAAGGAGGGACATGCATGATTTTTATGTGAAAGCTTTTGAAAATATTGATGGAGTGACCGTTTTTGATGTACCGAATGGTGATTATTTCCCGAATTTCTGGCTGACATCCATTGTTATCAATCCTGCAAAAACGAAAGGCGGAAAAACGCGTGAAGATTTCAGGATTTTTATGGAAACCCTCAACATCGAAAGCCGCCCGTTGTGGAAACCCATGCACCTTCAGCCGATTTTTTCCGTATATCCATATTATGGAACGAACGTAAGCGAGACATTATTCGATGACGGATTGTGCCTTCCTTCCGGCTCAAACATGACCCAAAACGACAAAGACAGAATGTTAGAGGCAATTAAAGTTTTTTTTGGTTAA
- a CDS encoding polysaccharide biosynthesis protein — MSYLPRWIILTLDMLVVSFCAFMTFKMLAEMDKNFIHKGLIPFIVGAYLLFNLFFFWLFRTYSGIIRHSSFIDAVKIFIALFLTLLFLVLTNYGCLFLNGHKLFMNAGLFINFIFSFCGLFLYRIVVKQTFEIYFSGRQTNDLIRALIYGSDANAISVANALKSEKPARFRIVGFVDKQHQNSSKRILNLPILNLSKRIPVIMRSIEAEALIIADKSLTKDEKLTLVDECLEYNYKVYTVPLISDWEDRKEISQKVKNFQIQDLLERKPIVLDNKSISAQIHNKTVLITGAAGSIGSEITRQVINFSPKRVIMLDQAETPLHHLTLEISKLFPEAHTTSIIGDIRNRQSMEKVFSKFKPDVVYHAAAYKHVPLMEENPSQAVFVNVMGTKNITDLSCEYNVESFVMVSTDKAVNPSNVMGASKRIAEKYVQSLHCRLLKNTGECRTKFITTRFGNVLGSNGSVVPLFTEQIAKGGPVTITHPEIIRYFMTIPEACQLVLEAGAMGRGGEIYIFDMGKPVKIIDLANKMIRLAGFTPDKEIKIQIVGLRPGEKLYEELLNDSAKTLPTHHEKIMIAQEAYDDSDITPAQIHDLIAIAHDHCENEKIVTKMKMIVPEFKSMNSDFASLDKVN, encoded by the coding sequence ATGAGTTATCTGCCGCGTTGGATCATCCTGACGCTCGATATGCTTGTGGTTTCTTTTTGTGCGTTTATGACTTTCAAGATGCTGGCAGAAATGGATAAGAATTTTATCCATAAAGGACTTATCCCTTTTATAGTTGGGGCTTACCTGCTTTTTAACCTGTTTTTCTTCTGGCTTTTCAGGACGTACTCCGGGATTATCAGGCACTCGTCGTTTATTGACGCAGTCAAGATTTTCATTGCATTATTCCTGACATTGCTTTTCCTTGTATTGACCAATTATGGCTGCTTATTCCTTAACGGGCATAAATTGTTCATGAATGCAGGGCTTTTTATCAACTTTATATTTTCGTTTTGCGGGCTGTTCCTGTATCGGATTGTGGTAAAGCAGACTTTCGAAATTTATTTTTCCGGAAGACAGACCAATGACCTGATCCGTGCCTTGATTTATGGTTCGGATGCCAATGCGATTTCGGTGGCCAATGCCCTGAAATCTGAAAAACCTGCCCGTTTCAGGATTGTAGGTTTTGTGGATAAGCAGCACCAGAATTCTTCTAAAAGGATCCTGAATCTTCCCATTTTGAACCTGTCAAAAAGGATTCCGGTTATCATGCGTTCTATTGAAGCCGAGGCATTGATTATTGCTGATAAAAGCCTCACTAAGGACGAAAAACTGACTTTAGTGGATGAATGCCTCGAATACAATTATAAAGTCTATACGGTCCCGCTGATTTCTGATTGGGAAGACCGTAAGGAGATCTCGCAGAAGGTGAAGAATTTTCAGATACAGGATCTTCTTGAAAGAAAGCCGATCGTTTTGGACAACAAGTCGATTTCGGCACAAATTCACAACAAGACCGTTTTGATTACCGGTGCTGCGGGTTCTATCGGGAGTGAAATTACCAGGCAGGTCATTAATTTCAGTCCGAAAAGGGTCATTATGCTCGATCAGGCCGAAACGCCTTTACACCACCTGACACTTGAAATCAGCAAACTTTTTCCTGAGGCCCATACCACCAGTATTATTGGTGATATCAGGAACAGGCAATCGATGGAAAAGGTCTTTTCGAAATTTAAGCCCGATGTCGTTTACCACGCAGCGGCATACAAGCATGTTCCTTTAATGGAAGAAAACCCTTCACAGGCCGTTTTTGTGAATGTTATGGGAACAAAAAACATTACCGATCTTTCGTGTGAATACAATGTGGAAAGTTTTGTGATGGTTTCAACAGATAAAGCTGTAAATCCGAGCAATGTGATGGGCGCAAGCAAGCGCATCGCCGAAAAATACGTGCAGTCGCTGCATTGCAGGCTGCTCAAAAATACGGGCGAGTGCAGGACAAAATTCATTACGACGCGGTTTGGTAATGTATTGGGGTCCAATGGCTCTGTAGTGCCGTTGTTTACGGAACAAATCGCAAAAGGCGGGCCGGTCACGATTACACATCCGGAAATCATCCGTTATTTCATGACCATTCCTGAAGCCTGCCAGTTGGTTTTGGAAGCGGGAGCTATGGGAAGGGGAGGAGAGATTTACATCTTCGATATGGGCAAACCTGTGAAAATTATAGACCTGGCCAATAAAATGATACGTCTTGCCGGTTTTACACCAGACAAGGAAATCAAGATCCAGATTGTCGGGTTGAGGCCGGGGGAAAAATTATACGAGGAATTGTTGAATGATTCAGCGAAAACCCTGCCGACGCACCATGAAAAAATCATGATCGCGCAGGAAGCTTATGATGATTCGGATATTACTCCTGCACAAATCCATGATTTGATTGCCATTGCCCATGATCATTGCGAAAATGAGAAAATAGTTACAAAAATGAAAATGATTGTGCCTGAGTTCAAAAGTATGAATTCTGATTTTGCCTCTTTGGATAAAGTCAACTGA